In Epilithonimonas zeae, a single window of DNA contains:
- the dnaB gene encoding replicative DNA helicase: protein MAEKETLSSLIHGNFAKELSISDGKMPPNALDFEKIVIGTFLIDRKGLDHSIDLLTPNVFYDPRHQTIFASILKLYESNSPIDLMTVIQDLKKNEKLNLAGGDHYIIDLTMGVSSSAHIEYHVRVILEKFILRSLINVSANVIDSSYKESTDVFELLDKAEQSFFEITNGTIKKGFDTANSLVKEAIDKIKSLKDKEGLSGVPSGFTALDKETGGWQNSDLIIIAARPAMGKTAFILSMARNICVDHNIPMALFSLEMASVQLITRMISSETGISSEKLRKGQMSDDEWQRLFTNVSALENAPLFIDETPSLSIFDFRAKCRRLVMQHGVKIIMVDYLQLMTASSGKGGGNREQEIAMISRSLKAIAKELNVPVIALSQLSRTVETRPGKRPMLSDLRESGAIEQDADIVSFIFRPEYYKIAVWDNDEDGAETSTENQAEIIIAKHRNGATADVRLAFHKNIGKFADLGTNYEYTPSNFGQKDEPSGFDRITITSDPHSAFGIPGNNQVSGSAMNDDDDDMPF from the coding sequence ATGGCAGAAAAGGAAACATTATCGAGTTTGATTCACGGTAATTTTGCAAAGGAATTATCTATTTCGGATGGCAAAATGCCGCCCAATGCATTGGATTTTGAGAAAATCGTCATCGGTACTTTTTTGATTGACAGAAAAGGGCTTGACCATTCTATCGATTTATTAACGCCCAATGTTTTCTATGACCCAAGACATCAGACGATTTTCGCATCAATCCTGAAATTGTATGAGAGCAACTCTCCTATCGATTTGATGACAGTTATTCAGGATTTGAAAAAGAATGAAAAACTGAATCTAGCTGGTGGTGACCATTATATCATCGATTTGACAATGGGTGTAAGTTCTTCTGCCCACATCGAATATCACGTTCGCGTAATTTTGGAGAAATTTATCCTACGTTCATTGATTAATGTTTCAGCCAATGTTATCGACAGTTCTTACAAAGAATCAACGGACGTTTTCGAATTGTTGGATAAAGCTGAGCAATCTTTTTTTGAAATCACCAATGGAACGATCAAAAAAGGTTTCGATACTGCCAATTCATTAGTAAAAGAAGCGATTGACAAAATCAAATCGTTAAAAGATAAAGAAGGATTGTCCGGTGTTCCTTCCGGATTTACTGCCCTTGATAAGGAAACTGGAGGTTGGCAAAACTCTGACCTCATCATTATTGCGGCAAGACCTGCGATGGGAAAAACGGCTTTCATTCTATCGATGGCGAGAAATATCTGTGTAGACCACAATATTCCAATGGCGCTTTTCTCTCTGGAGATGGCATCTGTCCAGCTAATTACAAGGATGATTTCTTCAGAAACGGGGATTTCTTCCGAGAAATTAAGAAAAGGACAAATGTCTGATGATGAGTGGCAAAGGTTATTCACCAACGTTTCCGCATTGGAAAATGCCCCACTTTTTATTGATGAGACGCCTTCGCTTTCTATCTTCGACTTCCGAGCAAAATGCCGAAGACTGGTAATGCAGCACGGTGTTAAGATCATTATGGTCGATTACCTCCAGCTGATGACAGCAAGTTCCGGAAAAGGAGGCGGAAACCGAGAACAGGAAATTGCAATGATTTCGCGTTCATTAAAAGCGATTGCAAAAGAATTGAACGTTCCGGTAATTGCACTTTCTCAGCTCTCCAGAACCGTGGAAACAAGACCCGGAAAAAGGCCTATGCTTTCTGACTTGAGGGAATCCGGAGCGATTGAGCAGGATGCGGATATTGTATCTTTTATCTTCCGTCCGGAATATTATAAAATTGCGGTTTGGGATAATGATGAAGACGGCGCAGAAACCAGTACAGAAAATCAGGCAGAAATAATCATCGCTAAACATAGAAATGGTGCAACAGCCGATGTCCGTTTAGCTTTTCACAAGAATATTGGTAAGTTTGCGGACCTTGGAACAAATTACGAATACACGCCTTCTAACTTCGGACAGAAAGATGAGCCATCTGGATTTGACAGAATTACTATTACGAGTGACCCACATTCTGCATTTGGAATTCCTGGCAATAATCAGGTTTCTGGTTCAGCGATGAATGATGACGATGATGATATGCCTTTTTAA
- the rnhA gene encoding ribonuclease HI yields the protein MKVEIFTDGACSGNPGPGGYGILMRVPEKKYQKTYSKGFRKTTNNRMELMAVIVALGNLRTSDNDVHIYTDSKYVADAINQKWIYGWIKRGWKNVKNPDLWKAFYKLYQLHQPKFHWIKGHAGHPENEICDQLAVAAAKSGKLEIDTFFENPIEGGMF from the coding sequence TTGAAAGTCGAAATCTTTACAGACGGTGCCTGCAGTGGAAATCCCGGACCTGGCGGTTATGGAATCTTAATGCGTGTTCCGGAAAAGAAATATCAGAAAACCTACTCCAAAGGCTTCCGAAAAACAACCAACAACCGAATGGAATTGATGGCTGTAATAGTAGCTCTTGGTAATTTGAGAACGTCTGACAATGATGTCCACATCTATACCGATAGCAAATATGTGGCAGATGCCATTAACCAAAAATGGATTTATGGATGGATTAAACGAGGTTGGAAAAATGTGAAAAACCCCGATCTTTGGAAAGCTTTCTACAAACTCTATCAGCTTCATCAGCCAAAATTTCATTGGATTAAAGGACACGCCGGACATCCTGAGAACGAAATTTGTGACCAATTAGCAGTAGCCGCAGCCAAATCAGGAAAATTAGAAATCGATACTTTTTTTGAAAATCCGATTGAAGGAGGAATGTTTTAA